A stretch of Imperialibacter roseus DNA encodes these proteins:
- a CDS encoding HAD family hydrolase, protein MPQIDTIIFDLGGVLIDWNPRYLYRKIFKTEAEVTWFLDNICTSAWNIEQDGGRSFADATELLVAKHPEWEEPIRAYYGRFTESFNGAIQETVEILDHIKNKTDYRLYALTNWSAESWPHAMETFPFLHWFEGIVVSGVEKTRKPFHDIYQIVFDRYSVNPERAIFIDDNHDNVEASKQLGVTGIHFKSSAQLREDLQKLGVLS, encoded by the coding sequence ATGCCACAAATCGACACCATTATTTTTGATCTGGGCGGCGTGCTCATCGACTGGAACCCACGTTACCTCTACCGAAAGATTTTTAAAACAGAGGCGGAAGTCACCTGGTTTCTTGACAACATTTGCACCAGTGCCTGGAACATAGAGCAGGACGGCGGACGATCCTTTGCCGATGCAACAGAGCTGCTCGTGGCCAAACATCCCGAGTGGGAAGAACCCATCAGGGCCTACTACGGAAGATTTACGGAAAGCTTCAATGGGGCGATTCAGGAAACCGTTGAGATACTTGACCACATCAAAAACAAGACAGACTACAGGCTCTATGCCCTAACCAACTGGTCGGCAGAAAGCTGGCCACATGCCATGGAGACGTTTCCTTTTCTGCACTGGTTTGAGGGCATAGTGGTAAGCGGCGTGGAAAAGACCCGTAAACCTTTCCACGACATCTACCAGATCGTTTTCGATCGGTACAGTGTAAATCCGGAGAGGGCCATTTTCATCGACGACAACCACGACAACGTGGAAGCATCAAAACAGCTTGGTGTAACGGGGATTCATTTCAAAAGCTCCGCACAGCTTCGGGAAGACCTGCAAAAGCTGGGTGTGCTCAGCTAA
- a CDS encoding phosphotransferase — translation MELSLDISRSAMLQYLQDKNWMEPYEEVLRLEKPGEGNMNVVVRVVGDTRNLILKQSRAFVNKYPQIPAPIERIGVERQFYTLAASLPELRKYLPWVVGFDAKSHLMVLEDLGKGADYTFIYKKEQPMAAEDLSAAVEFLKVLHAQKFDSETVRAFPDNLALRKLNHEHLFVYPYMEDNGFDLDTIQPGLQALAMTYKTDSALKQKVLALGEVYLSAGSTLLHGDYYPGSWLRVNARFKVIDPEFCFFGPAEYDLGVMLAHLRMAQQPEADIEKVVEQYGGEINSGFVGQIEGMEILRRIIGLAQLPLELTLEEKEALLKLAAKKITSNA, via the coding sequence ATGGAATTATCCCTGGATATTTCGAGAAGTGCCATGCTTCAATATTTGCAGGACAAGAATTGGATGGAGCCTTATGAAGAGGTTTTGAGACTGGAAAAGCCCGGCGAAGGCAATATGAACGTAGTGGTGAGGGTGGTAGGAGACACCAGGAATCTTATCCTAAAGCAGTCCAGGGCTTTTGTAAACAAATACCCGCAAATTCCGGCGCCTATTGAACGCATTGGCGTGGAACGGCAGTTTTATACCCTGGCGGCCTCCCTGCCGGAACTGAGGAAATACCTGCCCTGGGTAGTCGGTTTCGATGCGAAAAGCCACCTCATGGTGCTGGAGGATCTCGGAAAAGGAGCTGACTATACTTTCATTTATAAGAAGGAACAGCCGATGGCCGCTGAAGATTTGTCGGCCGCTGTTGAGTTTCTGAAGGTGCTGCATGCGCAAAAATTCGATAGTGAAACGGTAAGGGCCTTTCCCGATAACCTGGCGCTGCGAAAACTGAATCACGAGCACCTTTTTGTGTACCCCTACATGGAGGACAACGGCTTCGATTTGGATACCATACAGCCGGGCCTTCAGGCATTGGCGATGACTTACAAGACCGATTCAGCATTGAAGCAAAAAGTATTGGCGCTTGGTGAGGTGTACCTGTCGGCTGGCAGCACCTTGCTGCACGGCGACTACTACCCGGGCAGCTGGCTCCGGGTCAATGCCCGCTTTAAGGTCATCGATCCGGAGTTTTGTTTCTTTGGCCCTGCTGAGTACGATCTGGGCGTGATGCTGGCACATCTGCGCATGGCGCAGCAGCCGGAAGCCGACATTGAAAAAGTGGTGGAGCAATACGGAGGAGAGATCAATTCCGGGTTTGTCGGACAAATTGAAGGAATGGAAATACTGCGGAGGATTATTGGTCTGGCACAGCTTCCGCTGGAATTGACATTGGAAGAAAAAGAAGCGCTGCTCAAGCTGGCCGCTAAAAAGATAACATCAAATGCATAA
- a CDS encoding ADP-ribosylglycohydrolase family protein encodes MHKIKHIASTVLLALVIGLLACRQNSENRAPTFPSPAAPSSQVSADWPKGLTKEQYYDKVLGMLVGSAIGDAMGAPTEMWHRSGIQAQFGFVDSLDAVTREGSPEGPWEDNLAAGGTTDDTRWKLLIGNYLITQRGSDSLDAKAFANHIISLYKAEMQQVKEIDAFGPEAMERQLMHMTWLQEWAKVAKPFADDHLQGYSYAVNKFYGGEMACAGMLYSPSIGGFYPGQPQKAYTEAYRLGFFDHGYARDITGLTAAYVAKAMEPGVKPEQIALITREVDPLRYFNSRLIGRLAYASYTASKEIAYKAKGLTEKDVDPALRVPKNFKGSRLEYAQLAKAYELMDAWLQDIPFHAGEIHFINLMALEYSEGDFQKAMEFVVNYGRDNDTVAAITGAILGAYWGYSGLPKGLKEKSLKATKELVGIDLEDLARKTTEAAYRGD; translated from the coding sequence ATGCATAAGATAAAACATATTGCTTCGACTGTCTTGTTGGCCCTGGTGATTGGGCTCCTCGCCTGCCGGCAGAACAGCGAAAACAGAGCGCCGACTTTCCCGTCACCGGCGGCGCCGTCTTCGCAGGTCTCAGCCGATTGGCCAAAAGGGCTGACGAAAGAGCAGTACTACGACAAAGTGCTGGGCATGCTGGTCGGCTCTGCTATTGGCGACGCCATGGGAGCCCCAACAGAAATGTGGCACCGAAGCGGTATTCAGGCTCAGTTCGGTTTTGTCGACAGCCTCGATGCGGTAACCCGGGAAGGCTCACCGGAAGGGCCATGGGAGGACAACCTGGCTGCCGGCGGCACTACCGACGACACCCGCTGGAAGCTGCTGATAGGTAATTACCTTATCACTCAGCGAGGCAGCGATTCGCTGGATGCAAAGGCTTTTGCCAACCACATCATCAGTCTGTACAAAGCAGAAATGCAGCAGGTAAAAGAAATAGATGCATTTGGGCCTGAAGCAATGGAGCGGCAGCTGATGCACATGACCTGGCTGCAGGAGTGGGCCAAGGTAGCCAAACCATTTGCTGATGACCACCTGCAAGGCTACAGCTATGCCGTGAACAAGTTCTATGGAGGAGAAATGGCTTGCGCAGGCATGCTCTACTCACCTTCGATTGGCGGCTTTTACCCGGGTCAGCCCCAAAAAGCATACACAGAAGCTTACCGACTTGGTTTCTTCGATCACGGCTATGCCAGAGATATTACGGGGCTTACTGCGGCCTACGTAGCAAAAGCTATGGAACCGGGCGTAAAGCCAGAGCAAATAGCTTTGATCACAAGAGAAGTTGACCCACTGCGCTATTTCAACAGCCGACTGATTGGACGACTAGCCTACGCCAGTTATACTGCTTCCAAAGAGATTGCTTACAAAGCCAAAGGTCTGACAGAAAAGGATGTTGACCCGGCGTTGAGGGTGCCTAAAAACTTTAAGGGCAGCAGGCTGGAATATGCGCAGCTTGCCAAAGCCTATGAGCTGATGGATGCCTGGCTTCAGGACATTCCGTTCCACGCCGGGGAAATCCACTTCATCAACCTGATGGCGCTGGAGTATTCAGAAGGAGATTTTCAGAAAGCGATGGAGTTTGTGGTGAACTACGGCCGGGACAATGATACAGTGGCTGCCATCACAGGGGCCATCCTCGGTGCTTATTGGGGGTATAGCGGTTTGCCTAAAGGCTTGAAAGAAAAGTCATTAAAAGCGACGAAGGAGCTAGTGGGGATTGACCTGGAAGACCTGGCAAGGAAAACGACTGAAGCGGCTTACAGGGGGGACTAG
- a CDS encoding VRR-NUC domain-containing protein — protein sequence MGTPPIRLHDTYYHDNFLYVLAHVERLYASFLTPFETGFLSDFRALSISAQCLYIRMANRKGRFFRPSKLIYAEIKDTATTWQELHKNGFISSPAINDEWDALDLVRLFTVGELKEVLKSVGVEAKQAKREELVLLLFETFTLPKMRDRLLELEEVVEMGKLEQLEMIRLFFFGHPWGDMSQFVIRDIGNARFETYDEELFKPQFRSYDEVSQLFDLHQQYRALKKAMLVEDETLIDEAVGALTYVPENLSPVAESIVKKFIMRTGKWYEQNKLLERAAITYSRHSLPESRERLVRVLIGLGKKEEAKEVLQRIAAEPETHSEWLFASDQLVKLSGTKQVLTTTRVMKEAPELMVPKPDGSLNIEEHVLITLREQGFEGAHTENYIWRSLFGLVFWEELYSQERALIHQPLQRVPLDLQDRRYLKSRYQAFEHFLSVFESKQQLQEKVYVTMQAKENIVNPWVGWHPDLAAHLEALFRHLSLEQLKEISLEMARNPLENGTGLPDLFVWNSDDYHFWEVKSPTDHLSAHQVFWINFMKEHGVKVEVLRIVYN from the coding sequence ATGGGAACGCCTCCAATTCGCCTTCACGATACCTACTACCACGACAATTTTCTCTATGTGCTGGCTCATGTAGAAAGACTGTATGCATCCTTTTTGACTCCTTTTGAAACGGGATTCCTTTCCGACTTTCGTGCCTTAAGCATCAGTGCTCAGTGCCTTTACATCCGGATGGCCAACCGCAAAGGTCGGTTTTTTCGGCCATCTAAACTTATATATGCTGAGATAAAGGATACCGCCACTACCTGGCAAGAGTTACACAAGAATGGATTTATTTCTTCACCCGCAATCAACGACGAATGGGATGCGCTGGACCTGGTGAGACTTTTTACAGTGGGTGAGTTGAAGGAGGTGCTGAAAAGCGTGGGTGTGGAAGCGAAGCAGGCAAAGAGAGAAGAGTTGGTATTGCTGCTGTTTGAAACGTTTACATTGCCGAAGATGCGGGACAGGCTGCTTGAACTTGAAGAGGTAGTGGAGATGGGTAAGCTGGAACAATTGGAGATGATCAGGCTTTTCTTCTTCGGGCATCCGTGGGGCGATATGTCGCAGTTCGTGATTCGTGACATTGGCAATGCCAGGTTTGAAACTTACGACGAAGAGCTGTTCAAGCCGCAATTCAGAAGCTACGACGAGGTGAGCCAGCTGTTCGATTTGCACCAGCAATACCGGGCGCTAAAAAAGGCCATGCTCGTGGAGGATGAAACGTTGATCGATGAAGCTGTAGGTGCGCTGACCTACGTGCCCGAAAACCTGTCGCCGGTGGCGGAATCCATTGTGAAAAAATTCATCATGCGCACCGGCAAGTGGTATGAGCAAAATAAGTTGTTAGAAAGAGCCGCCATCACTTATTCGAGGCATTCGTTGCCGGAGTCGAGGGAGCGGCTGGTGCGGGTGCTGATAGGCCTTGGGAAAAAAGAGGAAGCGAAGGAAGTGCTGCAGCGAATTGCAGCCGAGCCGGAAACACATTCTGAGTGGCTTTTTGCCAGCGATCAACTGGTGAAGCTTTCAGGCACGAAGCAGGTGCTTACCACCACCAGGGTGATGAAAGAGGCGCCGGAGCTGATGGTGCCAAAGCCGGATGGAAGCCTGAACATCGAAGAGCATGTTTTGATTACGCTGAGGGAGCAAGGCTTTGAAGGCGCCCACACCGAGAACTATATCTGGCGCAGTCTGTTTGGCCTGGTCTTTTGGGAAGAACTCTACAGCCAGGAACGGGCGCTCATTCACCAACCTTTGCAGCGTGTGCCGCTCGACTTGCAGGATCGTCGTTATTTAAAAAGCCGTTACCAGGCCTTCGAACATTTTTTGTCTGTTTTTGAGAGTAAACAACAGTTGCAGGAAAAAGTGTATGTGACCATGCAGGCCAAGGAGAATATTGTTAACCCGTGGGTAGGCTGGCACCCTGATTTGGCTGCCCACCTGGAAGCACTATTTCGGCACCTAAGCCTTGAGCAGTTGAAAGAAATCTCGTTAGAAATGGCCCGCAATCCACTTGAAAATGGCACTGGTTTGCCCGATCTGTTTGTGTGGAATAGTGATGACTATCACTTTTGGGAGGTGAAATCTCCCACCGACCATCTATCGGCCCATCAGGTTTTTTGGATCAACTTCATGAAGGAGCATGGCGTGAAGGTAGAGGTGTTGAGAATCGTGTATAATTAA
- a CDS encoding glycosyltransferase family 4 protein, whose amino-acid sequence MKVLMLGWEYPPEISGGLGVACHGLTLGLSEQNVSVDFILPKVTAKKSWNKVSLREAEEVEWKKVLSEEREWWEDVKVLEIGSYLLPYLSEEQFVKQHVVQKQTKEKTVLKEKLEPLRKKLKGGYGPDLFNEVVKYAIIVGEEATKSDADVIHAHDWMTFEAGVMAKSASGKPLVVHCHSTEFDRMGVHVNQHIYDIERKGFEAADAVITVSHQTKDLIHLHYGVKLAKIHVVHNGYFPVATAKPHKRNTFNVSFLGRMVGQKGPEHFVDVARELLRMDDAYRFTMAGSGHMLDELKEKVYKMNLSHYFNFPGFLNQKKLPQFFADTDLFLLTSNSDPFGIVALEAVSAGVPAVLSTKAGVTEVLTHAAKFDPWDTFSIKNFISELKGDPARLKAYTKAQESDLKKASWQRMGEDVVSLYKKLISPK is encoded by the coding sequence ATGAAGGTACTCATGCTGGGGTGGGAATACCCGCCCGAAATTTCCGGAGGATTAGGTGTTGCATGTCATGGCTTGACCCTGGGGCTGAGTGAGCAGAACGTGTCGGTGGATTTTATACTTCCAAAGGTCACAGCGAAGAAATCATGGAACAAGGTATCTCTCCGGGAGGCTGAAGAAGTGGAGTGGAAAAAGGTGCTGTCGGAAGAGCGGGAATGGTGGGAAGATGTGAAAGTGCTGGAAATTGGCTCCTATCTTTTGCCCTACTTGTCGGAAGAGCAGTTTGTTAAACAGCACGTCGTACAAAAACAAACAAAAGAGAAAACGGTATTAAAAGAAAAACTTGAACCACTTCGCAAAAAACTGAAAGGTGGCTACGGCCCCGATCTGTTCAATGAGGTGGTTAAGTATGCCATTATAGTGGGAGAGGAAGCCACAAAGTCAGATGCCGACGTTATCCATGCGCACGACTGGATGACATTCGAAGCAGGAGTAATGGCGAAGTCGGCCAGCGGCAAACCGCTGGTGGTGCACTGTCATAGCACCGAATTTGATAGAATGGGCGTGCATGTGAATCAGCACATTTACGACATAGAGCGCAAAGGATTTGAGGCAGCCGATGCGGTGATCACGGTGAGCCATCAGACCAAAGACCTTATCCACCTTCACTATGGCGTGAAGCTGGCTAAAATTCACGTCGTCCATAATGGGTATTTTCCTGTGGCGACTGCCAAGCCGCACAAGAGAAATACATTTAATGTTTCATTTCTGGGCAGGATGGTCGGGCAGAAAGGGCCGGAACATTTTGTGGATGTGGCCAGAGAACTCCTGCGCATGGACGACGCCTATAGATTTACCATGGCTGGTAGCGGCCATATGCTCGACGAGTTGAAAGAGAAGGTGTATAAAATGAATTTGTCGCACTATTTCAATTTTCCGGGCTTTCTGAACCAAAAGAAACTTCCACAGTTTTTTGCTGACACAGACCTCTTTTTGCTAACCTCTAACTCCGACCCATTTGGTATTGTGGCGTTGGAAGCTGTGAGTGCCGGCGTGCCGGCTGTTTTGTCTACCAAAGCGGGCGTTACTGAAGTACTCACCCATGCAGCGAAGTTTGACCCCTGGGATACCTTCTCCATCAAGAACTTCATCAGTGAGTTGAAGGGCGACCCAGCCAGGCTCAAAGCCTACACCAAAGCCCAGGAAAGCGACCTTAAAAAGGCTTCATGGCAAAGGATGGGTGAAGACGTGGTGAGTCTTTACAAGAAACTCATTTCGCCTAAATAG
- a CDS encoding Mpo1 family 2-hydroxy fatty acid dioxygenase, translated as MRKIDALLSEYGESHQNVTNKAIHWICVPLIFFSIVGLIWSIPSGFLQNFISDNPYVNWATLLLAITLIYYITLSIPLSFGMLAVAAVCCVAANYLSQTFATPLWAISLGIFVVAWIGQFYGHKVEGKKPSFFKDLQFLLIGPAWLMHFIYKKLGIPY; from the coding sequence ATGAGAAAAATAGACGCCCTTCTTTCGGAGTATGGCGAAAGCCACCAAAACGTAACCAATAAAGCCATTCATTGGATTTGTGTGCCTTTGATATTTTTTAGCATTGTGGGGCTTATTTGGTCTATCCCCAGTGGCTTTTTGCAGAATTTCATCAGCGACAATCCCTATGTGAACTGGGCCACTCTTCTGCTGGCCATTACGCTGATTTACTACATCACGCTTTCTATTCCGCTCTCCTTTGGCATGCTTGCGGTGGCTGCTGTTTGTTGTGTGGCGGCCAATTACCTGAGCCAAACTTTTGCTACCCCTCTTTGGGCCATTTCATTGGGGATATTTGTTGTGGCCTGGATCGGGCAGTTCTACGGGCACAAGGTGGAAGGAAAAAAGCCGTCGTTTTTCAAAGACCTGCAGTTCCTCCTTATCGGGCCAGCCTGGCTGATGCACTTCATTTATAAGAAGCTGGGAATACCCTATTGA
- a CDS encoding NAD(P)/FAD-dependent oxidoreductase, whose translation MSLSFWERQSFQNWDYIVVGGGIVGLSTAISLKEKAPGADILLLERGLLPSGASTKNAGFACFGSLTELVEDIKILGEEGCLALVKRRWAGLQKLRQRVGDAGLGFQQNGGYELVSEGEVKYLPEIPGVNTLLKSFFGIDVFQEDVQLVQKFGFHKSVVKTVIANPLEGQLHTGSMMRNLYQIAAAKKIHVLTGCEVKQHEDLQSHVEVSAFSPGTNTDITFKAKKLAFCTNAFASQYFPEFDIKPGRGLVFVTEPMKQVPFQGTFHMDQGFYYFRNAGDRILLGGGRNLDFDKETTTDFGVNEVILAELKRLLAEVIAPGSSLKIDQQWSGIMAFGKTKEPIVKKVSDNITIGVRLGGMGVAIGTLVGEELAALAGS comes from the coding sequence ATGTCATTAAGTTTTTGGGAAAGGCAATCGTTTCAAAACTGGGACTACATTGTGGTGGGCGGCGGTATCGTTGGTTTGAGTACTGCCATTAGTTTAAAGGAGAAAGCGCCTGGTGCTGACATACTTTTGCTGGAACGTGGCTTGCTGCCGTCGGGGGCCAGCACGAAGAATGCAGGGTTTGCCTGCTTTGGCAGCCTCACCGAATTGGTGGAAGATATCAAGATACTGGGAGAAGAAGGCTGCCTGGCACTTGTGAAACGCAGGTGGGCCGGACTCCAGAAGCTCAGACAGCGGGTGGGAGATGCCGGGCTTGGCTTTCAGCAAAACGGCGGATATGAGCTGGTGTCGGAAGGGGAGGTAAAATACCTTCCAGAAATACCAGGGGTGAATACGTTGCTGAAAAGCTTTTTTGGTATTGATGTATTTCAGGAAGATGTGCAGCTCGTTCAAAAGTTCGGTTTCCACAAGTCGGTAGTAAAAACGGTCATTGCCAATCCATTGGAAGGGCAGCTGCATACGGGCAGCATGATGCGAAACCTGTATCAGATCGCTGCTGCCAAAAAAATACACGTGCTGACCGGCTGCGAAGTAAAGCAGCATGAAGACCTGCAAAGCCATGTGGAGGTGTCTGCCTTTTCGCCTGGCACCAACACCGATATCACTTTCAAAGCCAAAAAGCTGGCTTTCTGCACGAACGCCTTTGCTTCACAGTACTTTCCTGAGTTCGACATTAAGCCAGGCAGAGGGCTTGTTTTTGTGACCGAGCCAATGAAACAGGTTCCTTTTCAGGGCACTTTTCACATGGATCAGGGCTTCTATTATTTCAGGAATGCCGGTGACAGGATTTTGCTGGGAGGAGGCAGGAACCTTGACTTTGATAAAGAAACTACCACCGACTTTGGCGTGAATGAGGTAATTTTGGCGGAGCTGAAACGACTGCTTGCCGAGGTGATTGCACCAGGCTCATCGCTGAAAATTGATCAGCAATGGTCTGGTATTATGGCGTTTGGGAAAACGAAGGAACCCATTGTAAAGAAGGTTTCTGACAACATAACCATTGGGGTGAGACTCGGTGGTATGGGGGTGGCCATTGGCACTTTGGTAGGGGAAGAACTTGCGGCGCTCGCTGGTAGTTGA
- the nhaC gene encoding Na+/H+ antiporter NhaC: MQKTKEPTLWHAFIPIIFLIVLLSLNVVIFGDAALDGSNQIVLILAAAVAALVSSRLGISWDDMIDGVVKSISSAMSSILILLLIGALAGTWLLSGIVPAMIYYGLQILNPTIFLFAACVVSAIVSLATGSSWSTIATLGVALLGIGQALGIYEGLVAGAIISGAYFGDKMSPLSDTTNLAPAMAGTDLFTHIRYMVYTTVPSLAITLLIYLGIGVFSSSDGTVNDIAPILVSLSDKFDINGWLFIVPAAVILMIVRKVPAIPALLAGTLLGGVFAFIFQPDIILEVAAIEGPLWKQTYVGVMKALYTDINVVTDNAMVNELLSTGGMSGMLNTIWLILCAMVFGGIMEAGGLLKKIASEIIKRVNSTWSLITSTAATCVFFNITASDQYLAIVVPGRMYADIYRERGLMPENLSRTLEDSGTVTSVLVPWNTCGATQSTVLGVGTFIYAPYCFFNIISPLMTVAFAVFNIKIRRYKEQKEAVA; encoded by the coding sequence ATGCAAAAAACGAAAGAGCCAACCCTTTGGCACGCCTTTATTCCAATCATTTTTCTTATTGTTCTGCTGTCTCTTAATGTTGTTATTTTTGGTGATGCAGCCCTCGATGGCTCCAACCAGATTGTACTGATTCTGGCAGCGGCTGTAGCAGCCCTTGTGTCTTCGAGGCTGGGAATTTCGTGGGATGATATGATTGACGGCGTGGTGAAAAGTATCAGCTCGGCTATGTCTTCGATCTTGATTCTTCTGCTCATCGGAGCGTTGGCAGGCACATGGCTTTTGAGTGGTATTGTTCCGGCCATGATCTACTATGGACTCCAGATACTCAATCCAACAATTTTTCTTTTTGCTGCATGTGTCGTTAGTGCCATTGTTTCTCTTGCCACAGGCAGCTCCTGGTCAACTATTGCCACACTAGGTGTTGCTTTGCTGGGTATTGGACAGGCGCTTGGGATATACGAGGGGCTGGTAGCCGGCGCCATCATTTCCGGTGCTTATTTTGGTGACAAAATGTCGCCACTTTCCGACACCACTAACCTTGCACCAGCGATGGCTGGCACTGATTTGTTTACGCATATCAGGTACATGGTGTACACCACCGTTCCTTCGCTCGCCATAACCTTACTCATCTATCTGGGAATTGGTGTATTCTCCTCGTCTGATGGAACGGTAAATGATATTGCACCCATTCTGGTTTCATTAAGTGATAAATTCGACATCAACGGGTGGCTGTTTATCGTGCCTGCCGCCGTCATCCTTATGATTGTGAGAAAAGTACCTGCTATTCCTGCCTTGCTGGCGGGCACCCTGCTTGGTGGTGTGTTTGCTTTCATCTTCCAGCCCGACATTATTTTGGAGGTGGCTGCCATAGAAGGGCCACTTTGGAAGCAAACCTATGTGGGAGTAATGAAGGCGCTATATACAGACATCAACGTGGTGACGGACAATGCCATGGTGAACGAATTGCTCTCAACCGGTGGCATGTCGGGCATGCTCAACACCATTTGGCTGATTTTGTGTGCAATGGTGTTTGGGGGCATCATGGAAGCCGGAGGTTTGCTGAAAAAGATTGCCTCTGAAATTATCAAGCGGGTGAATTCTACCTGGTCGCTGATTACGTCAACGGCTGCTACCTGCGTGTTTTTTAATATCACAGCTTCCGACCAGTACCTGGCTATTGTGGTGCCGGGAAGAATGTATGCAGATATTTACAGAGAAAGAGGCCTGATGCCAGAAAACTTAAGCCGAACGCTGGAGGATAGTGGAACGGTGACGTCGGTGCTGGTGCCGTGGAACACCTGCGGAGCCACTCAATCCACAGTGCTTGGTGTCGGCACCTTTATTTATGCGCCATATTGTTTTTTTAATATAATAAGCCCACTAATGACCGTTGCTTTTGCTGTGTTTAATATCAAAATCAGAAGGTACAAGGAGCAGAAGGAGGCAGTAGCTTAA
- a CDS encoding 3'-5' exonuclease encodes MTFPKKITKEEILQLPEFRFEGKVHVISNEADIKDATTVLAREKLLGFDTETKPAFRKGQYFPTALVQFATEEEAFLFRINLLGPHYRIYDLMEDESITKIGVALRDDLVDLNKIRRFEPVGFIDLNEVVKELEFENMGARNLTGMILGKRINKAQQTSNWENEELTKAQIHYAATDAWVCREIYQVLNSKGYLY; translated from the coding sequence ATGACCTTTCCAAAGAAAATTACGAAAGAGGAAATATTGCAATTACCCGAGTTTCGATTTGAAGGTAAGGTGCATGTGATCTCCAATGAGGCTGACATCAAAGACGCCACCACTGTATTAGCCAGGGAGAAACTTTTAGGCTTTGACACCGAGACGAAACCGGCGTTCAGAAAAGGCCAGTATTTCCCGACGGCGCTTGTTCAGTTTGCCACAGAAGAGGAAGCGTTTCTTTTTAGGATCAATCTCCTTGGCCCTCACTATCGGATTTACGACTTAATGGAGGACGAGTCAATCACTAAAATAGGTGTAGCCCTTCGAGATGATTTGGTAGATTTGAACAAGATCAGGCGATTTGAACCAGTGGGATTTATCGATCTTAACGAGGTGGTAAAAGAACTGGAGTTTGAAAACATGGGTGCCAGGAATCTGACTGGAATGATTCTTGGCAAAAGGATCAACAAAGCCCAGCAGACCTCCAACTGGGAAAACGAAGAGCTCACAAAGGCGCAGATCCACTATGCGGCCACTGATGCCTGGGTGTGCCGGGAGATTTACCAGGTGCTGAACAGCAAGGGCTATTTGTATTAG
- a CDS encoding IMPACT family protein produces MPSFQSIKATAEGFYKEKGSKFLAYAFPVRTEDDIKNRLDDLRKQYYDARHHCYAYILGNKSEKYRANDDGEPNHSAGDPILGQIRSKNLTNTLVVVVRYFGGTKLGVSGLITAYKTAAKEALDAAEVIETTIKDEVMIDFTYEQTSEVMRLAKEFNLEIQNQTFQETCSLQGFIEVGTGEPLKEKLALAGISGVRMVKAT; encoded by the coding sequence GTGCCTTCTTTTCAATCCATAAAAGCGACAGCCGAAGGTTTCTACAAAGAAAAGGGCAGTAAGTTTCTGGCGTATGCATTTCCAGTGCGAACGGAAGACGATATCAAAAATAGGCTTGATGACCTCAGAAAGCAATACTATGATGCCCGGCATCACTGCTACGCCTACATCCTCGGCAACAAAAGTGAGAAGTACAGAGCCAATGACGACGGCGAACCTAATCACAGTGCCGGCGACCCTATTCTTGGCCAAATACGGTCTAAAAACCTGACAAACACCCTTGTGGTGGTGGTACGGTATTTTGGAGGCACCAAACTGGGCGTGTCGGGGCTCATCACTGCCTACAAAACGGCTGCAAAAGAGGCGCTTGATGCCGCTGAGGTAATTGAGACCACCATCAAAGACGAAGTGATGATTGACTTCACCTATGAGCAGACCAGTGAGGTGATGAGGCTTGCAAAAGAATTCAATCTGGAAATACAAAATCAGACATTCCAGGAAACGTGCTCACTTCAGGGCTTTATTGAGGTTGGCACTGGGGAACCGCTCAAAGAGAAGCTCGCATTGGCTGGCATTTCCGGTGTTCGCATGGTAAAAGCCACGTAA